The nucleotide window AATCAATTAACTTACCTCTTCCTAGGACACCCCGGCAGGGTTACTTGATCATATAAGAGACGCGAGTTATAACACTTGCAAGTTAGTAAACGTGAACAGTTTCAGACCACCAAATTTGGGCATTTCATGATGTCTAGACCTCAATTGACCTTGCAACTTCCGTGGGTAGAGAAATATCGTCCTGAGAAGTTGAAGGATATAGTTGGTAATGAGGAAACCGTCGAAAGATTGGAGcaaattgcaaaagatGGTAATATGCCCCATATGATTATATCAGGCCTTCCTGGTATTGGTAAGACTACGTCGGTTCATTGTCTTGCGCATGAACTTTTGGGGAAATCGTATTCGCAGGCAGTGTTGGAACTCAATGCTTCTGATGACAGAGGTATTGACGTTGTGAGAAATCAGATCAAGCATTTCGCACAAAAGAAGTGCCACTTGCCACCGGGAAAGCACAAGATTATTAtccttgatgaagctgatTCGATGACAGCTGGTGCTCAGCAGGCTTTAAGGAGAACCATGGAACTATATTCCAACACCACACGATTCGCGTTTGCCTGCAATCAGAGCAATAAGATCATTGAACCTTTGCAAAGTAGATGCGCAATCTTACGATACTCCAAACTATCCGATGAACAGGTCTTGAAGAGACTTATGGAGATCATAAAGGCTGAAAATGTGTCTTTTACAAATGATGGACTGGAAGCTATCATCTTTACCGCAGAGGGAGATATGAGACAGGCTATTAATAATTTACAAAGTACCGTGGCTGGTCATGGTCTAGTTAGTGGTGACAACGTCTTTAAGATTGTAGACTCACCGCATCCTTTGATTGTCAAGAAAATGTTACTTGCAGATACACTGGAAGAATCTATATCACATTTGAAG belongs to Torulaspora delbrueckii CBS 1146 chromosome 4, complete genome and includes:
- the RFC4 gene encoding replication factor C subunit 4 (similar to Saccharomyces cerevisiae RFC4 (YOL094C); ancestral locus Anc_3.103) → MMSRPQLTLQLPWVEKYRPEKLKDIVGNEETVERLEQIAKDGNMPHMIISGLPGIGKTTSVHCLAHELLGKSYSQAVLELNASDDRGIDVVRNQIKHFAQKKCHLPPGKHKIIILDEADSMTAGAQQALRRTMELYSNTTRFAFACNQSNKIIEPLQSRCAILRYSKLSDEQVLKRLMEIIKAENVSFTNDGLEAIIFTAEGDMRQAINNLQSTVAGHGLVSGDNVFKIVDSPHPLIVKKMLLADTLEESISHLKNDLWDKGYSAVDIVTTSFRVTKSLYQVKEAQRLEMIKEIGITHMRILEGVGTYLQLASLLARIHRLR